GTTCCATCTCCCTGCCGGTGGACATCACCAACTACGTGATGCTCGAGCTCGGCCAGCCACTGCACGCCTGGGACACCGCCAAGCTCTCCGGCGACATCGTCGTGCGCCGAGCCGTGGCCGGGGAGTCCCTCGTCACGTTGGACGGCGTGCGGCGTGACCTCGATCCCGACGACATCGTGATCTGTGACGAGTCCGGTCCCGTCTCCCTCGCCGGCGTCATGGGGGGTGCCAGCACCGAGATCGGGCAGGACACCAATGACGTCCTGCTCGAGGCGGCGAACTGGGAGCCCACGGGAATCTCGCGCATGATCCGCAGGCATCGGTTGCCCAGCGAGGCGGGCAAGCGCTTCGAACGTGGTGTGGATCCCGCTGTGGCCGCCGTGGCGGCGGAGCGCGCGGCCAGACTGCTCGTCGAGTACGGGGAAGCGACCATCAGCGCTGGGCGCACCGATGTGGGTGAACCGCCGCAGCCGCAACCGGTGACGATGCCGCTGGCACTGCCGGACCAGGTCGCCGGTGTCCGCTACGGACGTGGTGTCACCGCCAAGCGGCTCAACCAGATCGGCTGCGGAATCGAGGTGGGTACGTCCGATGACGGTGTCGGTGTGGTGACCGCACTGCCGCCGACCTGGCGCCCCGATCTCACGCAGCCGGCCGATCTGGTCGAAGAGGTACTCCGACTGGAGGGGTACCACACCATCCCGTCCGTCGTTCCCGCCGCGCCTACCGGGAGCGGGCTGAGCGCTACCCAGCGCCGCAGGCGCGCGGTCTCGCGTGCGCTGGCACACGACGGTTACGTCGAGGTGCTGCCGTTCCCGTTCACCGGTGAGGGCACCCTCGACGCCCTGGGAATCGGCGAGGACGATCCGCGTCGACGTACCCTGCGAGCCGTCAACGCCCTCGAATCGGATCGTGCGTTGCTCAGCACCACGCTGTTGCCGGGGCTGCTCGACGCGTCGCAGCGCAACCTTTCCCGTGGCAGGCGTGATCTCGCGCTGTTCCACATCGGGCAGGTGGTGCTGCCCGAGCCGGATCAGCCTTCCGTTCCCGAACTCGGGGTTCGGCAACGTCCCTCGGACGAGCGGTTGGCAGCGCTCCACGCCGCGCTGCCCGCACAACCCCAGCACGTCGGTGTGGTGCTCGCGGGACAGCGGGAGCGTTCCGGCTGGTGGGGTTCCGGCCGGGAGGCGGACTGGTCGGACGCCGTGGCGGCGGCCAGGCTCGTCGCCGAGACGGCCGGAGTGCCGCTGACCGTCTCCGCCGCGGAGCGGGCGCCGTGGCATCCGGGGCGCTGTGCCGCGCTCGAGGTGGACGGCACGGTCATCGGGTATGCCGGTGAGTTGCACCCCAAGGTGGTGGAGGCTTTCGAACTGCCCAAACGGACCTGTGCGATGGAGCTGGACCTCGACGCGCTGCCGGTGACGGACAGGCGTCCCGCTCCGAGCATCTCGGCCTATCCACCGGTGCGACTGGACGTGGCGTTGGTGGTCGACGAGGGTGTTCCGGCCGCCGAGCTCGGGGAAGTGCTTCGCGACGGCGGTGGCGAGCTCATCGAGGACATCCGGTTGTTCGACGTTTTCACCGGTGAAAAGCTCGGTGCCGAGAAAAAGTCGCTGGCGTTCGCGTTGCGGCTGCGTGCTTCCGACCGAACGTTGACCCAGGAGGAGGCGACCAAGGTCCGGGACGCCGCGGTGGCTGCCGCCGACCAGCGGTTCGGAGCGGTGCTGCGCGGTTAACCACAGCGGGCTCGTGCCGACTCGGTTCACCTCGGTGCGGGAGATACCCGCGGCATCGGCTTCGAACGACCGGCTGCGGCTCAGCTCGGGGTGGGTGGTCGCTACGGCGACCACCCACCCCGAGCTTTTCGTCTCTCCGCCCCTCGTTCGTACTTCGGGGGACCCCCTGTTGATTGATTTTGCATTAGAGTGCATAATCATTCGCATGGTTGTACGAGTGGCGGTCGCCGGTGCCAGCGGCTATGCGGGCGGGGAGCTGTTGCGTCTGTTGCTGGCACATCCCCAGGTCGAGATCGGCGCTCTCACAGCGGGGGGAAACGTCGGCAGCACGATCGGGGAACACCACCCCAACCTCACCGAGCTGTCCGACAGGACGCTCCGTGAGACCGACGCCGAGGTCCTCGCCGGTCATGACGTGGTCTTCCTCGCGTTGCCGCACGGGCACTCCGACGTGTTGGCCGATCAGCTCCACGACACCCTGGTGATCGACTGCGGAGCGGATCACCGACTCGAGGATCCGGCGGCCTGGCAACGTTGGTACGGCGGCGAACATCCCGGAAGCTGGCCGTACGGTCTGCCCGAGCTGCCCTGGGCGAGGGAACGAATCACCAAGGCGGACCGGATAGCCGTACCCGGATGTT
This portion of the Actinopolyspora lacussalsi genome encodes:
- a CDS encoding phenylalanyl-tRNA synthetase beta chain (product_source=KO:K01890; cath_funfam=2.40.50.140,3.30.56.10,3.30.70.380,3.30.930.10,3.50.40.10; cog=COG0072; ko=KO:K01890; pfam=PF01588,PF03147,PF03483,PF03484; smart=SM00873,SM00896; superfamily=50249,54991,55681,56037; tigrfam=TIGR00472) — translated: MRIPVSWLAEHLELSEDTSVDTLAEAFVSIGLEVEEVTRLTPITGPLVVGRVAEIEELTEFKKPIRYCRVEVGKSETGEQQTRGIVCGATNFSAGSLVVVALPGTVLPGDFEISARKTYGRTSEGMICSTRELGIGEDHDGILVLPPGSADPGSPANEIVGLDDSVIELAITPDRGYCFSVRGLARELSNALDVPFGDPANRGIPDDDRPSRTVRIEDASACSRFVFRRLTGVDPTAPTPWWMQRRLALAGIRSISLPVDITNYVMLELGQPLHAWDTAKLSGDIVVRRAVAGESLVTLDGVRRDLDPDDIVICDESGPVSLAGVMGGASTEIGQDTNDVLLEAANWEPTGISRMIRRHRLPSEAGKRFERGVDPAVAAVAAERAARLLVEYGEATISAGRTDVGEPPQPQPVTMPLALPDQVAGVRYGRGVTAKRLNQIGCGIEVGTSDDGVGVVTALPPTWRPDLTQPADLVEEVLRLEGYHTIPSVVPAAPTGSGLSATQRRRRAVSRALAHDGYVEVLPFPFTGEGTLDALGIGEDDPRRRTLRAVNALESDRALLSTTLLPGLLDASQRNLSRGRRDLALFHIGQVVLPEPDQPSVPELGVRQRPSDERLAALHAALPAQPQHVGVVLAGQRERSGWWGSGREADWSDAVAAARLVAETAGVPLTVSAAERAPWHPGRCAALEVDGTVIGYAGELHPKVVEAFELPKRTCAMELDLDALPVTDRRPAPSISAYPPVRLDVALVVDEGVPAAELGEVLRDGGGELIEDIRLFDVFTGEKLGAEKKSLAFALRLRASDRTLTQEEATKVRDAAVAAADQRFGAVLRG